One segment of Pan paniscus chromosome 20, NHGRI_mPanPan1-v2.0_pri, whole genome shotgun sequence DNA contains the following:
- the LOC130540997 gene encoding serine/arginine repetitive matrix protein 1-like, with protein sequence MPPSHLSLAPPHLPPTNQGSSCTASLSRPHLRYRPRGRGKKTPTGRTALRPSHHHCGKQAPPPEGSRARRRREADGTPQEGAFSQPPDPAQEAQGSREPHSTVATGIALVSTLLDLPWQSPRLSALMPPVCCGGPRPVRKARRPRSSPSDPGPQDGGTNAAARAAPTPAPKRHQPSTAWPPLCPLSDWAAGGQVPCPPARPATRVAGLPRGLGLAARRPLWPRAVVTPRSRGQEARGAAEGALTSPQCCAASCTNSRLAHPHGARRPAAPPAQGRHLPRLPNLFSRSCPDFCTEVQLDASLSGLLRRGGASVLANQQPRRPLRAPSPQPCDVPIRLRLPQQQFGAKAGG encoded by the coding sequence ATGCCACCCAGTCACTTGAGCCTTGCCCCGCCCCATCTGCCGCCAACCAACCAAGGCAGCTCCTGCACAGCAAGCCTCAGCCGCCCTCATTTAAGATACCGCCCGAGAGGGCGGGGAAAGAAAACCCCTACAGGCAGGACAGCCCTTCGCCCCTCCCACCACCACTGCGGCAAACAAGCCCCGCCCCCAGAGGGTAGCCGGGCACGCCGGCGCCGCGAGGCCGATGGCACCCCGCAGGAAGGGGCATTTTCGCAGCCCCCAGACCCAGCCCAGGAGGCCCAGGGCTCCCGAGAGCCGCATTCCACCGTGGCAACAGGGATAGCATTGGTGTCGACCTTGCTGGACTTGCCGTGGCAGAGCCCCCGGCTGTCTGCCCTAATGCCCCCGGTTTGCTGCGGTGGCCCCCGGCCAGTCAGAAAGGCGCGGAGACCCCGCAGCAGCCCCTCAGACCCCGGCCCGCAAGATGGCGGCACCAACGCAGCAGCCCGGGCTGCACCCACCCCTGCCCCAAAAAGGCACCAACCATCCACAGCCTGGCCGCCACTGTGCCCACTCTCGGACTGGGCAGCGGGCGGCCAAGTACCATGTCCGCCAGCCCGCCCTGCCACAAGGGTCGCTGGCTTGCCGCGGGGTCTTGGGCTTGCGGCAAGACGGCCACTCTGGCCCAGAGCCGTCGTGACACCAAGGTCCCGCGGGCAGGAGGCGCGCGGGGCGGCCGAAGGCGCACTCACCTCACCTCAGTGCTGCGCAGCCTCGTGCACGAACAGCCGCCTAGCGCACCCTCATGGCGCCCGGCGCCCGGCGGCGCCACCAGCCCAGGGTAGACATCTCCCGCGCCTCCCAAACCTCTTCTCCCGCAGCTGCCCAGACTTCTGCACCGAGGTGCAGCTCGACGCCTCCTTGTCAGGGCTTCTCCGCAGAGGCGGGGCTTCTGTGCTAGCCAATCAGCAGCCTCGCCGCCCTCTCCGGGCCCCCTCACCACAGCCCTGTGACGTGCCAATCAGGCTGCGGTTGCCACAGCAACAGTTTGGCGCGAAGGCTGGGGGCTGA